The nucleotide window TTCGCTCGGCAAGTTTGGGATCATCGTGGCGTTCACGGTGATGTTCGCGTGGTTCGGAGTGACGTCGTTCTGGCGGGCGCGAAGGAAAGAGCAGTAAGACTAGTCGAGTTTCGCTCGCCCGGGCAGCCGAGGCCGGCCGTTCCCGCCCAAACAGACTCACAACACTAATAGAGAGGCCGGAGATGGCCGATAGGAAGATGAAGCCGGCGGCGGTGGCCGCGAAATCCGAGCACATTGAGACGACTTCGCATATTGAGGTGCACCCGCTTTATACGCCTGCGGACCTAGCGGGGTCTGATTACGAGCAGGAGCTTGGGTATCCGGGGCAGTTCCCGTACACGCGGGGAGTGCAGGCGACGATGTATCGGGGGCGGTTGTGGACGATGCGCCAGTACGCGGGCATGGGAGACGCCGAGGAGTCGAACAAGCGATACAAGTACCTGCTGGGCAATGGGACGACCGGGCTGTCAGTGGCGTTCGATTTGCCCACGCAGATTGGGTATGACTCGGACAATCCGTTTTCGGTGGGCGAGGTAGGGAAGGTCGGGGTCGCCATCGATTCGATCGAGGACATGCAGCGGTTGTTCGACGGGATCAACCTGGAAAAAGTTTCGACATCGATGACGATCAATGCGACGGCGTCGATCTTGCTGGCGATGTATATCGTGGCGGCGCAGAGGTGCAACGCCGACGCGAAGAAGCTGAACGGGACGATCCAGAACGATGTGCTCAAAGAGTACATCGCGCGCGGAACATATATCTATCCACCGACTCAGGCGATGCGGATTATCACGGATATTTTTGCGTTCTGCCGGGAGAACGTGCCGGAGTGGAACACGATTTCGATCTCCGGGTATCACATGCGCGAGGCGGGATGTACAGCGGTGCAGGAAATCGCATTTACGCTGGCGAACGGGATGACGTACGTGAAAGCGGCGATCGACGCGGGCTTGCCGGTGGATGAGTTTGCCCCGCGGATGGCGTTCTTCTTCGCCTGCCATAACAACTTCTTGGAAGAGGTGGCGAAGTTCAGGGCGGGCCGACGTCTGTGGGCGCGGATCATGAAGGAGAAGTTCGGGGCGAAAAACCCGAAGTCGATGATGCTGCGGTTTCATACGCAGACGGGTGGCTCGACGCTCACTGCGCAGCAACCAGAGAACAACATTGTGCGTACGGCGCTGCAGGCGCTTTCGGCGGTGCTGGGCGGAACACAGTCGCTGCACACGAATTCGTTTGATGAAGCACTGGCGCTGCCGACGGAAAACTCGGCGCGAATCGCGCTGAGGACGCAGCAGATCATCGCATACGAGAGCGGTGTGCCGCAGACGATCGATCCGCTGGCGGGCTCGTACTATGTTGAGGCGTTGACGAATGAATTGGAGCGACGAGCCGTGGAGTATCTCGACAAGATTGATGCGCTAGGTGGGATGCTGAAGGCGATCGAGCAGGGATTCGTTCAGCAGGAAATTCAGAACGCGTCGTACGAATATCAGCAGAAGGTGGATAAGCGCGAGCAACTGGTAGTGGGCGTCAATGCATTCCAGGTGGAACACGAGAATCCGGTGCCGTTGCAGCGGATCGACGAGGCGCTGGAGCGCAAGCAGGTGGAGCGGTTGAGGGCGTTCCGGGAGAAGCGCGATAAGAAGTTATGGGGGGATGGGATATCGGGCGTGGAGAATGCCGCACGGGATGGGGGGAATCTAATGCCGGCAATTATCAGCGCGGTGAATTGGAATTGCACGGTGGGCGAGATTTCGGATGCAATGCGGAAGGTGTTTGGAGAGTACAAGGAAGTGATGGTGATCTGAGACGCTGTCCATTGCGGCAAAATTGAAGCACGGTCCGGAAAATAGAGGCGGCAGAAAATCTGCCGCCTCTATTTCATGAACAGCGCAAATGGTTATGGCGTTATCAGGCCGGACAGCACGTCAGACTGGCCGTATGGTAGGCTTCGCCGGTAAGGCGAAGACTCTGCATCCAGGCCTGTAGCAACGACGGCGGAAATCTCTATGAAATAGGTGTTGCCGGTCGTCATAACGCCGGGCGGGACCTGTATTGAATGAACTCCCCCCCCAATCCAGAGAGTTTTGGATGCTAATGTTTGTGCCACGGTGGTTCCACTGGAGTTCGCCAGCGCCGTGATGGTGACCACGTATTCTGTGGGAGTTCCGAAGGATGCGGATGGAGAGTCCCAAGCTATCACAGGGCTAGTGCCCACTCCACTGGCATTAGACTGAAAGGAGACACTTGTTGAACTCCCGTATGCCTTGATGGTTGGGTTCAATACAGGGCCGACCAGAGGCACGATGGGAGCCGTGCTGGTAGGCAACGTTGTGTTGTAAGCAATGTTGCCGGCGGTCGCATTGTAGGCGGCAGTCGTTCCGGGCAATGTGTATGGCACCGAAACCATGTGTACGAATTCCGCGAACAATGGCCAGTTCGGAGGGAAGTAGGGATCGCCGTAAGGGATGTCTCCCAAATTCCTATCCGCCAGGTTGGGGGTGCCAGACTGGCAATCGTCGGCCAAGATGA belongs to Terriglobia bacterium and includes:
- a CDS encoding methylmalonyl-CoA mutase family protein produces the protein MADRKMKPAAVAAKSEHIETTSHIEVHPLYTPADLAGSDYEQELGYPGQFPYTRGVQATMYRGRLWTMRQYAGMGDAEESNKRYKYLLGNGTTGLSVAFDLPTQIGYDSDNPFSVGEVGKVGVAIDSIEDMQRLFDGINLEKVSTSMTINATASILLAMYIVAAQRCNADAKKLNGTIQNDVLKEYIARGTYIYPPTQAMRIITDIFAFCRENVPEWNTISISGYHMREAGCTAVQEIAFTLANGMTYVKAAIDAGLPVDEFAPRMAFFFACHNNFLEEVAKFRAGRRLWARIMKEKFGAKNPKSMMLRFHTQTGGSTLTAQQPENNIVRTALQALSAVLGGTQSLHTNSFDEALALPTENSARIALRTQQIIAYESGVPQTIDPLAGSYYVEALTNELERRAVEYLDKIDALGGMLKAIEQGFVQQEIQNASYEYQQKVDKREQLVVGVNAFQVEHENPVPLQRIDEALERKQVERLRAFREKRDKKLWGDGISGVENAARDGGNLMPAIISAVNWNCTVGEISDAMRKVFGEYKEVMVI